TTTCCTTGACAACGGTAGCCTTTTTGGCCTTGGGCGTTTGCATTAACCGATAGTAATATTGAGATGCAATATTCCGCTTCAGGGTGCGATAACCCCATTGTTGCGAAGCGGCTTCCTGCATATACCACATTCGAGCTTCGAGGTCAGAGACACGCATAAGGCATTCGTAATGACTCCACGATAATTGGGTAGGCAGAGCCTGCCTTATTTCCTCACTTTCAAAAAGGGCAGGCAATGCCTGCCCTTTTGCAGCAATCGCTTTCTTAAACTCTACAGGCAGAGTTTGAAATACCTGTAAATCCTGAAAATTAAGATAAAATTTCCTATAACTTTTTAACGATGCGATCGAGAAACCCTTTCCGAATTCAGCAGTTAATTTTTCGGCAGCCGTTTCAACAACATGTTTCCCATAATCAGCCCTCGCCTTTCCCTGCTGTTCCTGTTCCACAATTCGCCAACCCAGTAGCCAATTGCAGGCAACCTGCATCAGATTTGCCGCACGAAAACTCATATTCCGTGCCGTAGAAACGATGCTCTTCAAATCCGTTATGAAGTCGGCGTTGAGGTTCGCGTTGCTCTTTGACGAAGCGAGTTTCTTTTTAGACATAGTGGCTCCTTTGAAAAAAAGAAAAACATTTGATAATCATCAAATGCCTTTCGGAGCCTGCACTATTAGGAACCGCAGCAGAAATGTAGATAATATGCCAAAGTTGGCAAGGGGCTTAAGGAAATTTTACATCTGGTTTTACTTTTGATTTGCACTTTATCACGCAAGCGTATAATAATCAAGAATCAAGTCAACCGCACTTGCGTCCTTGAGGATTCGGTTTTCGTAGCGTATCCGTCTGCTTCTTATTTGCTTCTTCGCTGCTCTTTCTTGCTTTTCATATTCCTGTCGATACATGATACCCGTCATAAAAGGGCGGCGTTGAACTTCTATCTCGGGCATTGGCTCGGGTTCGTTTCTTTTTTCAAAGTCCTTGAGATCCAAATACGTCGAAATCCTTAAACGGTTCTGAGGAGACAAGCCCATGGCCGTGGCATAGACTTTTGCGTTTCGAATGATTTCAGCACCACGAGGAATTCCTATAGATTCCAGATTATCCGGAATATAAGAAAATCCCAAGAAATAGACTCGCTCCGCATTTTTCAGGAATCCTTGATACCTTTCTTTTTCGGATTCATCGCGGTTCTGACGCTTCTCCCAGACCGTTTCCATCCTCTTGGCAATTTCTTGATACTTGCCATTTTCTACAGTACCAAAGGGAATTTCCTCAAGAGAGCCGATAAAGCCATTGACATGAAATATTTGCATTTCTTTTATGAAAGCATGAGCGTCAGCATCAGCATATTGCTTGTCCGATGTCAGATACAAGAAGATGCAATATTCCAAGACGCGGTCATAATTAAAGGTAAGAAACACCGTTTGTTTCAGGATTTCTTTCCAATTATCTTGCTGGTCTATCCGAGAAAACAAATGCTGAATCCAGTCGATGTTCCAAAGCCGTGACGTCTGTTCTGCCTTCAAGATTTCGTATGCTATCAGACGTTTTCCAAAATCAACTTCGTTTGATTTTTCCTGACTGAGGCGATTCTTCAAAAATTCATCCGTCGAAACCATCATTGAATTTCGAACGCTTCGAGAAAAAGGAAGAACAATCCCATCCATCAATTGATTGTAGAAGTTTTCATGTTCAGTGTACGGTAAGACCCACGCATAATCTTTTCCGTATTGTCTTTTATTATCCGTACTTGAATAACCAAAATGCTCTTGATATAAATCAACCAGGAAAATATCACTTGAGTCGTTAGGGTCTCTAGGAAATTTTCTGCCATAGTCAAAATCTTTCAACCTCTGCATCAGCGTAGCGCCCGTAGGAAATCCATACGGGACACTGCAACCAGCACCTATGACAAAAACATCAGACATCATTTTTCACCGCCACTTTTATCGCCGTTCTCAGTATTTATCGCCACTTTTATCGCCGTTTTATCACCGATTTTCGATTTTATCACCGATTTATCGCCGTTTTTTAAATTTATCGCCATTCAGGATTTCTTGCTGTAAAGACATTCGCATTACATAATTTGACATTTCGAAGTTTTATTTTGGAGGGGCAGGTTTTCCCCTCGCTCGCACTACGTTGCTCGCTACCCTTTCTAGCGGGGACACCCCGCAACGCCCCGAATGCAAAGAGACGTTTTCTTAACAAGTTTATCCATTCGCCTTTATAGCAATATTATACAATAATTCCTTCAAGTCATCACCCCAAATAACTTTCACATCTTTACTTGTCGCATATTTTTCAAAATCTGGGTTTAACTGTTTCTCGCCATTAGTAAGAATCACCCATTTTTCAAGCATCTTATTTTGACCATTGTTCCATTCAGGATATGAATCAGCCTTTAAAATCTGATCAACTGGTCCCTGCCCAACAGAATCGCCCCAGTCTTTGACTTGAATGGCGATGATGTAATAGGATTCATCATATGTAAGTGGCGAAGGAATCTTAATAATGATATCTGCACCATGTTCCTTTTCAGTTTTGCCACCAACTCGCTCAACTTTGTAATGGGGGTACAACTTTTTCAAGCCATGTACTAATGCGAATTCCCACTCTGATTCTGAAAATTGGGAATACATTTTACCATAAAGTTCTGCCTTAAACTGCTCTGCAAACAAATCAAATACAGATTCTTCGACTTCTTCATATCGGTCATCATAATCTTTGACTTCCAACAATGATTCTTTTGGGGCGGCAATTAAAGCCTCTATTATGTCAGCATAATCATTAAGTCCCCAAAAACGCATAGGCGTTCGCAACGAAGCCTTGAGTTTACCAACGAGGGAATTGTGACGACGAAATTCAGTTACATACTCAGCAGGAAAAATATGTCCAAAATCCCCCAATTCAGGGTCTATTTCAAATCGGTACCCCGTAGCAAAATCTTGTATAGCGCGAACAATCGTAACCGTATCAGAGGAGCATAGTCCAGGAACGAGAAGTATATCTCCCTGTTTAACTTTGAACATGCTCCTATTTCGAGAAGCCCCTTCGTTCACCGTCATATTTCTTAAATCTTGTCCAGGGTCATACCCCCATCCCTGTCGGAGTTGTTTATGTTCTAGCAACTCCTTTTTGAAGAACTCTCTTTGAGAAGTATTGATTCGATATCCGAAATAATTGGGCATGCACCCTCCTTAAAACATATCTTTCACAAAAATAAGATTACTGTTTCATTCTTTTTAAAACTTTTCTAAAAAATTCTTCTTTTATAACACTTGTGGTTTGATGCTTAATTTTCGCCAAGCCCTGTGAATTAAACACCCATTCAAATGCATTTTTAAATTTTTCATCAATCGTAAATGGAACGCCGCCTGTTTTTTCTTTTTGAACAGCAACGTTTCCATCATATTCAATTATATCATTGACAACAAACCATGAAATCGGATTCTTTACTTTTTTCAAAAGCCCCTTGTCATCAAGATATATTTGC
The sequence above is drawn from the Fibrobacter sp. genome and encodes:
- a CDS encoding DUF1016 family protein, yielding MSKKKLASSKSNANLNADFITDLKSIVSTARNMSFRAANLMQVACNWLLGWRIVEQEQQGKARADYGKHVVETAAEKLTAEFGKGFSIASLKSYRKFYLNFQDLQVFQTLPVEFKKAIAAKGQALPALFESEEIRQALPTQLSWSHYECLMRVSDLEARMWYMQEAASQQWGYRTLKRNIASQYYYRLMQTPKAKKATVVKEMKKLTADYQKERSEFIKNPLIAEFLGVNQDAAVTESTLENAILNHLQKFLMEMGKGYAFVGRQQHIHTEDDDYYIDLVFYNYILKCFVLIDLKTRKYRTKMSGKWICISNSMTLTKRPKEITRQLA
- a CDS encoding restriction endonuclease, whose translation is MPNYFGYRINTSQREFFKKELLEHKQLRQGWGYDPGQDLRNMTVNEGASRNRSMFKVKQGDILLVPGLCSSDTVTIVRAIQDFATGYRFEIDPELGDFGHIFPAEYVTEFRRHNSLVGKLKASLRTPMRFWGLNDYADIIEALIAAPKESLLEVKDYDDRYEEVEESVFDLFAEQFKAELYGKMYSQFSESEWEFALVHGLKKLYPHYKVERVGGKTEKEHGADIIIKIPSPLTYDESYYIIAIQVKDWGDSVGQGPVDQILKADSYPEWNNGQNKMLEKWVILTNGEKQLNPDFEKYATSKDVKVIWGDDLKELLYNIAIKANG